The following are encoded together in the Bradyrhizobium genosp. L genome:
- a CDS encoding ABC transporter ATP-binding protein: MSVSDIILKLSNIESYYGPIMAIRGISLDVPRGKIVTLLGANGAGKTTVLKTISGILDPQKGSIEFLGRPIQRMEADKIVRLGLSHVPEGREVFPFLSVRENLMMGAYPRRDRDAVADDLERVYGYFPRLKERLGQPAGQLSGGEQQMLAIGRALMNRPTLLLLDEPSLGLSPILVKEIFTIIRRVNEEQGMSILLVEQNAKIALETAHYGYVLEIGRVVMNDTCERLMNSPDIQEFYLGAKEAGARGERRWKKKKTWR, translated from the coding sequence ATGAGCGTATCGGACATTATCCTCAAGCTCAGCAACATCGAGAGCTATTATGGGCCGATCATGGCCATCCGTGGCATCAGCCTCGACGTGCCGCGCGGAAAGATCGTGACGCTGTTAGGGGCCAATGGCGCCGGCAAGACCACGGTGCTGAAGACGATCTCGGGCATCCTCGACCCGCAGAAGGGCAGCATCGAATTCTTGGGGCGACCGATCCAGCGCATGGAGGCCGACAAGATCGTGCGGCTCGGCCTGAGCCATGTGCCGGAGGGGCGCGAGGTGTTTCCGTTCCTGTCGGTGCGCGAGAACCTGATGATGGGGGCGTATCCGCGCCGCGACCGCGACGCCGTGGCTGATGACCTCGAACGCGTCTACGGCTATTTTCCGCGGCTGAAGGAGCGGCTCGGCCAGCCGGCCGGGCAGCTCTCTGGCGGCGAGCAGCAGATGCTCGCGATCGGACGCGCGCTGATGAACCGGCCGACGCTGCTGCTGCTCGACGAGCCGTCGCTTGGCCTGTCGCCGATTCTGGTGAAGGAGATCTTCACCATCATCCGCCGCGTCAACGAGGAGCAGGGCATGTCGATCCTGCTGGTCGAACAGAATGCCAAGATCGCGCTGGAGACGGCGCATTACGGCTATGTGCTGGAGATCGGCCGCGTCGTCATGAACGACACTTGCGAGCGGCTGATGAATTCACCCGACATCCAGGAGTTCTATCTCGGCGCCAAGGAAGCCGGCGCGCGGGGCGAGCGACGCTGGAAAAAGAAGAAGACGTGGCGGTAA
- a CDS encoding transglutaminase-like cysteine peptidase — protein MGFSLHRRALRAVMLACAFGWLVPVAELNAASLLSPGPAELLRKSAEPFGLPTALLVDGGLRDKWLGVQRRLADELVQLAICDGDRAGCVSPEALRFLGIIDAGRAHDGRARLGQINRAVNLAIRPGSDLALYGEADVWSSPLATLARGAGDCEDYAIAKFVALRQAGVAADDLRIVVMHDQLGGEDHAVVAARLDGHWLTLDNRRMAMIEDTDVRSFRPTFVIDQNGVSKYVDTAPVIEAALRPVTRAN, from the coding sequence ATGGGATTTTCGCTTCACCGGCGCGCGCTGCGCGCGGTCATGCTGGCTTGCGCCTTCGGCTGGCTCGTGCCGGTTGCCGAGCTCAACGCCGCATCGCTGCTCTCGCCCGGCCCGGCCGAATTGCTGCGGAAGTCGGCCGAGCCGTTCGGGCTGCCGACCGCGCTGCTCGTCGACGGCGGCCTGCGCGACAAATGGCTCGGCGTGCAGCGCCGGCTCGCCGACGAACTGGTGCAGCTCGCGATCTGCGACGGCGACCGCGCCGGCTGCGTCTCGCCGGAGGCGCTGCGTTTCCTCGGCATCATCGACGCCGGACGCGCGCACGACGGCCGTGCCCGGCTCGGCCAGATCAACCGCGCCGTCAATCTGGCGATCCGCCCGGGCAGCGACCTCGCGCTGTACGGCGAGGCCGACGTCTGGTCCTCGCCGCTCGCGACGCTGGCCAGGGGCGCCGGCGACTGCGAGGACTACGCGATCGCAAAATTCGTAGCCCTGCGCCAGGCCGGCGTCGCCGCAGACGACCTGCGGATCGTCGTCATGCATGATCAGCTCGGCGGCGAGGACCATGCCGTCGTCGCCGCCAGGCTCGACGGCCACTGGCTGACGCTCGACAACCGCCGCATGGCGATGATCGAGGATACCGACGTCAGGAGCTTCCGGCCGACCTTCGTGATCGACCAGAACGGCGTCAGCAAATATGTTGATACAGCACCCGTGATCGAGGCGGCGCTGCGGCCGGTGACGCGGGCAAATTGA
- a CDS encoding AMP-dependent synthetase/ligase yields the protein MAKPAVLTVADTIARSFLLAVQTRGERAAIREKKFGIWQPTSWRQWLEISRDIAYGLHATGFRAGDVASIIANAVPEWVYADMGILCSGGVSSGIYPTDSAMQVEYLVNDSGTKIVFVEDEEQLDKVLACRARCPTLQKIIVFDMEGLSGFSDPMVLSLAEFTALGRNHAQGNDALWDEMTGSRTASDLAILVYTSGTTGPPKGAMHSNRSVTHQMRHANDLFPSTDAEERLVFLPLCHVAERIGGYYLSIALGSVMNFAESPETVPDNLREVQPTAFLAVPRIWEKFYSGITIALKDATPFQQFVYARALAIGNRMTECRLEGETPPLSLRLANRAAYWLVFRNIRRMLGLDRCRIALTGAAPISPDLIRWYLALGLDMREVYGQTENCGVATMMPADRVKLGSVGKAAPWGEVMICPKGEILIKGDFLFMGYLNQPEKTAETIDAKGWLHTGDVGAIDNEGYVKITDRMKDIIITAGGKNITPSEIENQLKFSPYVSDAVVIGDQRPYLTCLIMIDQENVEKFAQDHDIPFTNYASLCRAREIQDLIQREVEAVNTKFARVETIKRFYLIERQLTPEDEELTPTMKLKRNFVNKRYAAEIDAMYRERAVA from the coding sequence ATGGCCAAGCCGGCAGTGCTGACAGTCGCAGACACGATCGCGAGGAGCTTTCTGCTCGCGGTGCAGACGCGTGGCGAAAGGGCCGCGATCCGCGAGAAGAAGTTCGGCATCTGGCAGCCGACCAGCTGGCGGCAATGGCTCGAGATCTCCAGGGACATCGCCTACGGCCTGCATGCGACGGGCTTCCGCGCCGGCGACGTCGCCTCGATCATCGCCAATGCGGTGCCCGAATGGGTCTATGCCGACATGGGAATCCTGTGCTCCGGCGGCGTGTCCTCCGGGATTTATCCGACCGATTCGGCGATGCAGGTCGAATATCTCGTCAATGATTCCGGCACGAAGATCGTCTTCGTCGAGGACGAGGAGCAGCTCGACAAGGTGCTGGCCTGCCGCGCGCGATGTCCGACGTTGCAGAAGATCATCGTGTTCGACATGGAGGGGCTCAGCGGCTTCTCCGATCCGATGGTGCTGTCGCTCGCCGAATTCACCGCGCTCGGCCGCAACCATGCGCAAGGCAACGATGCCTTGTGGGACGAGATGACCGGCAGCCGCACCGCCTCCGATCTCGCAATCCTGGTCTACACCTCGGGCACCACGGGCCCGCCGAAGGGCGCGATGCATTCCAATCGCAGCGTGACGCACCAGATGCGCCACGCCAACGATCTCTTCCCGTCGACCGATGCCGAGGAGCGGCTGGTGTTCCTGCCGCTCTGCCATGTCGCCGAGCGGATCGGCGGCTACTACCTCTCGATCGCGCTCGGCTCGGTGATGAATTTCGCCGAAAGCCCCGAGACGGTGCCGGACAATCTGCGCGAGGTGCAGCCGACCGCATTCCTCGCGGTGCCGCGGATCTGGGAGAAGTTCTATTCGGGCATCACCATCGCGCTGAAGGATGCAACCCCGTTCCAGCAATTTGTGTACGCCCGCGCGCTCGCGATCGGCAACCGCATGACCGAGTGCCGGCTCGAGGGCGAGACGCCGCCGTTGTCACTGCGGCTTGCGAACCGCGCCGCCTACTGGCTGGTGTTCCGCAACATCCGCCGCATGCTCGGGCTCGACCGCTGCCGGATCGCGCTGACCGGTGCGGCGCCGATCTCGCCGGATCTGATCCGCTGGTATCTCGCGCTCGGCCTCGACATGCGCGAGGTCTACGGCCAGACCGAGAATTGCGGCGTCGCCACCATGATGCCGGCCGACCGCGTCAAGCTCGGCTCGGTCGGCAAGGCCGCGCCCTGGGGCGAGGTGATGATCTGCCCGAAGGGCGAGATCCTGATCAAGGGTGACTTCCTGTTCATGGGCTACCTCAACCAGCCCGAGAAGACCGCCGAGACCATCGATGCCAAGGGCTGGCTGCACACCGGCGATGTCGGTGCGATCGACAATGAAGGCTATGTCAAGATCACCGACCGGATGAAGGACATCATCATCACCGCGGGCGGCAAGAACATCACGCCGTCGGAGATCGAGAACCAGCTGAAATTCTCGCCCTACGTCTCGGACGCGGTCGTGATCGGCGACCAGCGGCCTTATCTCACCTGTCTGATCATGATCGACCAGGAGAACGTCGAGAAGTTCGCCCAGGATCACGACATCCCCTTCACCAATTACGCGAGCCTGTGCCGCGCCCGTGAAATCCAGGACCTGATCCAGCGCGAGGTCGAGGCCGTGAATACCAAGTTCGCGCGCGTCGAGACCATCAAGCGGTTCTATTTGATCGAGCGCCAGCTCACGCCGGAGGACGAGGAGCTGACGCCGACCATGAAGCTGAAGCGCAACTTCGTGAACAAGCGCTACGCGGCCGAGATCGACGCGATGTATCGCGAGCGCGCGGTCGCATGA
- a CDS encoding ABC transporter substrate-binding protein, whose translation MSKSLKALGLAVSALALTCLPAIAQTKVTNQGISPTEIVIGTHQDLSGPIKVWGVPVSNGMKMAVEEINASGGINGRKLRMILEDNGYDPKKGVLASQKMVERDKIFVMIGSMGSAPTLAAQDILFDAGVLQLFPLTAAEFTFKFDPTKPQERLKFNNLLPYVESTRAALKYMMEWKNFKKPCVMHQDDEYGKNVLDGFTQQLEAMKVQPASITSYKRGASDFSAQVAKMKSDGCDLVVLGTVIRETIGAMSEARKLGWDVTFLGATPTNVLEVPTLGKEAVEGLYAASGFEIPYEDTAKGKVKDWLANYKKMFNTDANTQAIIGYNAVMTFAFYAQKAGKDLTGQKMLDALESGDKFLDIFNSPPTKFSKTDHLANTITQVQQIKGGRWVLVKDNLMF comes from the coding sequence ATGTCGAAATCGCTGAAAGCGCTGGGCCTTGCGGTGAGCGCCCTGGCGCTGACCTGCCTGCCGGCCATCGCCCAGACCAAGGTCACCAACCAGGGCATCTCGCCGACCGAGATCGTGATCGGGACGCATCAGGACCTCTCGGGCCCGATCAAGGTCTGGGGCGTGCCGGTGTCGAACGGCATGAAGATGGCGGTGGAGGAGATCAACGCCTCCGGCGGCATCAACGGCCGCAAGCTCAGGATGATCCTCGAGGACAACGGCTATGATCCGAAGAAGGGCGTGCTGGCCTCGCAGAAGATGGTCGAGCGCGACAAGATCTTCGTCATGATCGGCTCGATGGGCTCGGCGCCGACCTTGGCCGCCCAGGACATCCTGTTCGACGCCGGCGTGCTGCAACTGTTTCCGCTCACCGCCGCCGAATTCACCTTCAAGTTCGATCCGACCAAGCCGCAGGAGCGGCTCAAGTTCAACAACCTGCTGCCCTATGTCGAGAGCACCCGCGCCGCGCTCAAATACATGATGGAGTGGAAGAACTTCAAGAAGCCCTGCGTCATGCACCAGGACGACGAGTACGGCAAGAACGTGCTCGACGGCTTCACCCAGCAGCTCGAGGCGATGAAGGTGCAACCGGCCTCAATCACGAGCTACAAACGCGGCGCCTCCGACTTCTCGGCGCAGGTCGCCAAGATGAAATCCGACGGCTGCGATCTCGTCGTGCTCGGCACCGTGATCCGCGAGACCATCGGCGCGATGAGCGAGGCGAGGAAGCTCGGCTGGGACGTCACCTTCCTCGGCGCCACGCCGACCAACGTGCTGGAAGTGCCGACACTCGGCAAGGAGGCGGTCGAAGGACTCTACGCGGCCTCGGGCTTCGAAATCCCCTATGAGGACACCGCCAAGGGCAAGGTGAAGGACTGGCTCGCCAACTACAAGAAGATGTTCAACACCGACGCCAACACCCAGGCGATCATCGGCTACAACGCGGTGATGACCTTCGCGTTCTATGCCCAGAAGGCCGGCAAGGACCTCACCGGGCAGAAGATGCTGGATGCGCTGGAGTCGGGTGACAAGTTCCTCGACATCTTCAACTCGCCGCCGACCAAATTCTCCAAGACCGACCATCTCGCCAACACCATCACCCAGGTGCAGCAGATCAAGGGCGGCCGCTGGGTCCTGGTGAAGGACAATCTGATGTTCTGA
- a CDS encoding VCBS domain-containing protein yields the protein MNFVDKFDGSLPSLEAHARGSVHVDTVSTHAPADSIIVEDGQFLFTADFKRSGVDLVLSKDDHELVLHDYFKGEKRAALASPDGAHLTGDLVNALTGYTQYAQAGTPEPPKVIGHVTKLTGNATAIRNGVAIVLNQGDNVYKGDVVQAGSDSSLGLTFIDGTVFGLGSNAKMVLNEMIYDPNGSSNSSLMSLVQGTISFVAGQTAKHGDMKVDTPVATMGIRGTAVLVEIDFDVQGTGGVPPAKFQVLVEPDGSTGSYILFDKTTLNPIATVDQAGTQTLVNGQGTVSFLSSAQLSSEAQKIISDVFAMKFTDNNNNPNTKLTTNFTDSIVPFSTGLKLANGDDVVVTSYLLGLVSGSAVQAAAIAKSDHVAGAPQVFTSSSAFSEQTGQLHSGSPDAVSGQIRWVDINLGDVPTATASFTSFVYHDAASHDVTSSLTEAQKAAIKAVEVPLGVLQNPGNANIGSATWSYKLADSAFDFLAAGETLTLTYTARVDNNYALLNETGFQTITITITGTNDTPVVTSAAQTGAITELPDTTRSAAPDQVTGTLTFTDADLTDAHTVSITGVSVSGVATGLVDQATVLDWLSLGALTDATDGATGSRGWTFSAPDKNFDYLAVGETLTLTYTIEIDDGHGGVVTLPVTITITGTNDTPEITSQTQAAAIIEGRDLTGSERPDDAAGTVTFTDVDLSDSHSVTVAGVTEHGVTTGLADQATVLSWLTLHAFADSTGGVTGSRDWIFSAADKSFDYLAAGETLTLTYLLQVDDLHGGMATQPVTITITGTNDTPVITSQTQAATIPEMDGVTGSDKPDAASGAVTFTDVDLSDHHSVSIAGVTEQGVTSGIADQATVLSWLTLGTLGDSTNGVTGSQPWTFSAADKNFDYLAEGETLTLTYMIQVDDHHGGVVSQPVTITVTGTNDTPIVTSAAQAADVYEAADATGSAKPDGAFGAVTFTDADLSDSHTITLTGVTEQGATSGLADQDVLSWLTLGSLSDSTGGATGSNGWTFSAADSSFDYLALGETLTLTYTIELNDHHGGVVDQAITITIHGANDAPTLADVNAGTLTDTAANDSFDPLSGTLHGHDVDDGETATLSYSGLNADGTQADGAVAGHYGSLTVNADGTYTYVPEAAAINALSAGNYTDTFQVETIDAHGATGVATLTVDVTGANDTPTLADADAGTLVDTAANDSFDNLTGQLAGADRDTGDTLSYGVPNADGTPVNTAVAGHYGSLTVNPDGSYTYIPDAAAINALPDGTFADTFTVETTDAHGAHATTTLTVHVDGVNDAPVFTGDDLASTYAPGGGAVPLAGNFAASDIDNVNYDGGSLTATVTDGGHEGDTLEIVGNDQISVDVNGNVMFDADGAGSGAAVTIGTLIDSLNSLTVDLNGNADNAAIAALAQAIAFENTSARPDTGTRTVTFTLHDGGGTADGGVDSAFFTTTVDITNHLATFGGDLTGVVYEDEHIVIPSGATIANDVDSGTATVQDVDPGQSYFLPVDQAALTGTYGDFTFDADTGQWTYALVHDRVDQLAAGEVEHDTLTVTSADGTTQNITIDVHGTNDAPVLAAKDLDATYLGHGTAVPLVTAVSVSDVDSTDFNGGSLTASIVEGAHDGDLLSITGDQYISVSGTTVMYDADGDGNPTHAVSIGTLSDSVGNLSIDLNASATSDAVAHLIQAVQFQNTSESPESGQRTVEFALNDGDGTDHHGSDTGYLSTTVNVDQAPVISVCDLQVFSDEGGGMTIGGLSVSDADARRGESFSLNVTTDSDGSFVTPSTDSGSLRDINCTLDNGLTYHAGDSLPPTDKVSVTVSDGSGATDTVNFIFNVAGEGPSVTLQGTDGKDVIFATGYTDTLTGGGGADQFVFRAGTGNDTITDFAPGLDKINLFDSQPFEQGNTDSFDAWLNSDVQQTASGALIHLDADDSILLSGVNRSNLKMSDFILHPGG from the coding sequence GTGAACTTTGTCGATAAATTTGACGGCTCCCTACCGAGCCTGGAGGCCCACGCGCGTGGGTCTGTCCATGTCGACACCGTTTCCACCCATGCCCCGGCCGACTCGATCATCGTCGAGGACGGGCAATTCCTGTTTACCGCCGACTTCAAGCGCTCCGGCGTCGATCTCGTGCTGTCCAAGGACGACCACGAACTCGTCCTGCACGACTACTTCAAGGGCGAGAAGCGCGCAGCGCTGGCCTCGCCCGACGGCGCCCACCTGACCGGCGACCTCGTCAACGCACTCACCGGCTACACCCAATATGCCCAGGCCGGCACGCCCGAGCCGCCCAAGGTCATCGGCCATGTCACCAAGCTGACCGGCAACGCCACCGCGATCCGCAACGGCGTGGCCATCGTGCTGAACCAGGGCGACAATGTCTACAAGGGCGACGTGGTGCAGGCCGGCAGCGATTCCTCGCTCGGCCTCACCTTCATCGACGGCACTGTGTTCGGCCTCGGCTCGAACGCCAAGATGGTGCTGAACGAGATGATCTACGACCCGAACGGGTCGAGCAATTCGTCGCTGATGAGCCTGGTGCAGGGCACGATCTCCTTCGTCGCCGGCCAGACCGCCAAGCACGGCGACATGAAGGTCGACACGCCGGTCGCCACCATGGGCATTCGCGGCACCGCGGTGCTGGTCGAGATCGATTTCGACGTGCAGGGCACCGGCGGCGTGCCGCCGGCCAAATTCCAGGTGCTGGTCGAACCGGACGGCTCGACCGGCTCCTACATCCTGTTCGACAAGACGACGCTCAACCCGATCGCGACGGTCGATCAGGCCGGCACCCAGACCCTCGTCAACGGCCAGGGCACCGTCAGCTTCCTCTCGTCGGCGCAGCTGTCGTCCGAGGCGCAGAAGATCATCTCCGATGTCTTCGCGATGAAGTTCACCGACAACAACAACAATCCCAACACCAAGCTGACGACGAATTTCACCGACAGCATCGTCCCGTTCTCGACCGGCCTAAAGCTTGCGAACGGCGATGACGTGGTGGTGACGTCTTATCTGCTCGGGCTCGTCAGCGGCTCGGCGGTGCAGGCCGCCGCGATCGCCAAGAGTGACCACGTTGCCGGGGCGCCGCAGGTCTTCACGTCAAGTTCGGCGTTCAGCGAGCAGACCGGGCAGCTGCACAGCGGATCGCCCGACGCGGTGTCGGGCCAGATCAGGTGGGTCGACATCAATCTCGGCGACGTCCCGACCGCGACTGCGAGCTTCACTTCGTTCGTTTACCACGACGCGGCTAGCCACGACGTCACCTCGTCGCTGACGGAGGCGCAGAAAGCGGCGATCAAGGCAGTCGAGGTTCCGCTGGGCGTCCTGCAAAATCCCGGCAACGCCAATATCGGATCCGCGACCTGGAGCTATAAGCTCGCCGACAGTGCCTTCGACTTCCTGGCCGCCGGCGAAACGCTGACGCTGACCTATACGGCGCGCGTCGACAACAATTACGCGCTGTTGAACGAAACCGGGTTTCAGACCATCACCATCACGATCACCGGCACCAACGACACGCCGGTCGTGACGTCGGCGGCGCAGACCGGCGCGATCACCGAACTTCCGGACACGACGCGTTCCGCGGCACCGGATCAGGTGACCGGCACGCTCACCTTCACCGACGCGGACCTGACCGACGCCCACACCGTCAGCATCACCGGCGTCAGCGTTTCCGGCGTTGCGACCGGGCTGGTCGACCAGGCGACCGTGCTGGACTGGCTGTCGCTGGGAGCACTGACCGACGCCACCGATGGCGCGACGGGATCGCGCGGCTGGACGTTCTCGGCCCCGGACAAGAATTTCGACTATCTCGCGGTCGGCGAGACGCTGACGCTGACCTACACGATCGAGATCGACGACGGCCATGGCGGCGTCGTGACGCTGCCCGTCACGATCACGATCACCGGTACCAACGACACGCCGGAGATCACATCGCAGACGCAGGCGGCCGCGATCATCGAGGGGCGCGACTTGACCGGCTCGGAGCGGCCCGACGACGCTGCCGGCACCGTCACCTTCACCGACGTCGATCTCAGCGACAGCCACAGCGTCACCGTGGCCGGCGTGACCGAGCACGGCGTGACGACCGGGCTTGCCGACCAGGCCACGGTGCTGAGCTGGCTCACGCTGCACGCCTTTGCCGATTCGACAGGCGGCGTGACCGGATCGCGCGACTGGATATTCTCGGCCGCGGACAAGAGCTTCGATTATCTCGCCGCGGGCGAGACGCTGACGCTAACCTACCTGCTCCAGGTCGATGATCTTCACGGCGGGATGGCGACGCAGCCGGTGACGATCACGATCACCGGCACCAACGACACGCCCGTGATCACCTCGCAGACGCAGGCAGCCACGATCCCCGAGATGGACGGTGTGACCGGTTCGGACAAGCCGGATGCGGCGTCGGGCGCGGTGACTTTCACCGACGTCGATCTCAGCGACCACCACAGCGTCAGCATCGCCGGCGTCACCGAACAGGGCGTGACCAGCGGCATTGCCGATCAGGCGACGGTGCTGAGCTGGCTCACGCTCGGAACGCTGGGTGACTCGACCAATGGCGTCACCGGTTCGCAGCCCTGGACGTTCTCGGCGGCGGACAAGAATTTCGACTATCTCGCCGAAGGCGAGACGCTGACGCTGACCTACATGATCCAGGTCGACGATCATCACGGCGGCGTTGTCAGCCAGCCGGTCACGATCACGGTCACCGGCACCAACGACACGCCGATCGTCACATCGGCGGCGCAGGCGGCGGACGTCTACGAGGCTGCGGACGCGACCGGCTCGGCGAAGCCTGACGGCGCATTCGGCGCCGTGACGTTCACCGACGCCGATCTCAGCGACAGCCACACCATCACCCTCACCGGCGTGACCGAACAGGGCGCGACGAGCGGCCTTGCCGATCAGGACGTGCTGAGCTGGCTCACGCTGGGCAGCTTGAGCGACTCGACCGGCGGGGCCACGGGATCGAACGGCTGGACGTTCTCGGCCGCCGACAGCAGTTTCGACTATCTCGCCCTCGGCGAGACGCTGACCCTGACCTACACGATCGAGCTGAACGACCACCATGGCGGCGTGGTCGATCAGGCGATCACGATCACGATCCACGGCGCCAATGACGCGCCGACGCTGGCCGACGTCAATGCCGGCACGCTGACCGATACCGCGGCGAATGACAGCTTCGATCCGCTGAGCGGCACGCTCCATGGCCACGATGTCGACGACGGCGAAACCGCGACGCTGAGCTATTCCGGGCTCAACGCGGATGGCACTCAGGCCGACGGTGCGGTCGCCGGGCATTACGGCTCGCTCACGGTGAATGCCGACGGGACCTACACCTACGTTCCGGAGGCCGCCGCGATCAACGCGCTGTCCGCCGGCAACTATACCGACACGTTCCAGGTCGAGACCATCGATGCGCATGGCGCAACCGGCGTCGCGACGCTGACGGTCGACGTCACCGGCGCCAACGACACCCCGACACTGGCCGACGCCGATGCCGGCACCCTGGTCGACACCGCGGCGAATGACAGTTTTGACAACCTGACCGGACAACTGGCCGGCGCCGATCGCGATACCGGCGACACGCTGAGCTATGGCGTGCCCAATGCGGACGGCACCCCGGTCAACACCGCGGTCGCGGGTCACTACGGCTCGCTCACCGTGAATCCCGACGGCAGCTACACCTACATTCCCGACGCCGCCGCGATCAACGCGCTGCCGGATGGCACCTTCGCCGATACGTTCACGGTCGAGACCACGGACGCGCATGGCGCGCACGCGACGACGACGCTGACGGTGCATGTCGACGGCGTCAACGACGCGCCGGTGTTCACGGGCGACGACCTGGCGTCCACCTATGCACCGGGCGGCGGTGCCGTCCCGCTGGCCGGCAACTTCGCGGCCAGCGACATCGACAACGTCAACTATGACGGCGGTTCGCTGACGGCGACGGTGACCGATGGCGGCCACGAGGGCGATACGCTGGAGATCGTCGGCAACGATCAAATCTCGGTGGATGTCAACGGCAACGTCATGTTCGATGCGGACGGAGCCGGCAGCGGCGCCGCTGTGACGATCGGAACGCTGATCGATAGCCTCAACAGCCTGACCGTCGACCTCAACGGTAATGCCGATAATGCGGCGATCGCTGCCCTGGCGCAGGCGATCGCGTTCGAGAACACGAGCGCCCGGCCGGATACCGGCACGCGCACCGTGACCTTCACGCTCCACGACGGCGGTGGCACCGCCGATGGCGGCGTCGACTCCGCGTTCTTCACCACGACGGTGGATATCACCAACCATCTGGCGACGTTCGGCGGCGACCTCACCGGCGTCGTGTATGAGGATGAACATATCGTCATCCCCAGCGGCGCGACTATCGCCAACGACGTCGACAGCGGCACGGCGACGGTCCAGGACGTCGATCCCGGCCAGAGCTACTTCCTGCCGGTCGACCAGGCGGCCCTGACCGGCACCTATGGCGACTTTACCTTCGACGCCGACACCGGCCAATGGACCTATGCGCTGGTGCACGACCGGGTGGACCAACTCGCTGCCGGTGAGGTCGAGCACGATACGTTGACGGTGACGAGCGCCGACGGCACGACCCAGAACATCACGATCGATGTCCACGGCACCAACGACGCGCCCGTGCTGGCCGCCAAGGACCTCGATGCGACCTATCTAGGGCACGGGACGGCGGTGCCTCTCGTGACCGCTGTCTCGGTCAGCGATGTCGACAGCACAGACTTCAATGGCGGATCGCTGACCGCGTCGATCGTAGAGGGAGCGCACGACGGCGACCTGCTCTCGATCACCGGCGATCAGTACATCTCGGTGTCCGGCACCACCGTCATGTACGATGCCGACGGGGACGGCAATCCGACGCACGCCGTCTCGATCGGCACGCTGAGCGACAGCGTCGGCAATCTGTCGATCGACCTGAATGCGTCCGCGACGAGCGACGCGGTCGCGCATCTGATCCAGGCGGTCCAGTTCCAGAACACCAGCGAGAGTCCGGAAAGCGGGCAGCGCACGGTGGAGTTCGCCCTCAACGACGGCGACGGTACCGACCATCACGGCAGCGACACTGGCTACCTGTCTACGACGGTGAATGTCGACCAGGCACCGGTGATCTCGGTCTGCGACCTGCAGGTCTTCAGCGACGAAGGCGGCGGCATGACGATCGGCGGACTATCCGTGTCGGACGCCGACGCGCGGCGCGGAGAGTCGTTCAGCCTCAACGTCACGACCGACTCCGACGGCAGCTTCGTGACGCCATCGACCGACTCCGGGTCCCTCCGCGACATCAACTGCACGCTGGACAACGGCCTGACCTACCATGCTGGCGACAGCTTGCCGCCGACCGACAAGGTCTCGGTGACCGTCAGCGACGGCAGCGGCGCCACCGACACCGTGAACTTTATCTTCAACGTGGCGGGCGAGGGGCCGAGCGTCACGCTTCAGGGCACGGACGGCAAGGACGTGATCTTCGCGACCGGCTATACCGACACGCTCACCGGCGGCGGGGGCGCCGATCAGTTCGTGTTCCGCGCCGGCACGGGCAACGACACCATCACCGATTTCGCGCCCGGCCTCGACAAGATCAATCTGTTCGACAGCCAGCCGTTCGAGCAGGGCAACACCGATTCGTTCGACGCATGGCTCAACAGCGATGTCCAGCAGACCGCCAGCGGCGCGCTGATCCATCTCGATGCGGATGACTCGATCCTGCTTTCGGGGGTCAATCGCTCGAACCTCAAGATGAGCGATTTCATCCTGCATCCCGGCGGCTGA